Proteins from a genomic interval of Micromonospora sp. NBC_00389:
- the miaB gene encoding tRNA (N6-isopentenyl adenosine(37)-C2)-methylthiotransferase MiaB produces MARTYNVVTYGCQMNVHDSERISGLLEQAGYVRAVPADDTPDIVVFNTCAVRENADNRLYGNLGRLRPVKDKHPGMQIAVGGCLAQKDRGEIVRKAPWVDVVFGTHNIGALPVLLERARHNAAAEVEILESLDVFPSTLPTRRESTYAGWVSISVGCNNTCTFCIVPALRGKEKDRRPGDILSEVRALVDEGVLEVTLLGQNVNSYGVEFGDRYAFGKLLRACGDIDGLERVRFTSPHPKDFTDDVIAAMAETPNVCHSLHMPLQSGSDDVLRAMRRSYRSERYLGIIEKVRAAMPDAAITTDIIVGFPGETEADFQRTLDVVREARFSSAFTFQYSKRPGTPAATMDGQLPKQVVQERYERLVATVEEITWAENKRLVGETVEVLVAVGEGRKDEQTGRMSGRARDGRLVHFATGTADGGSMAGQIRPGDIVHTTVTYAAPHHLNADGAPLSHRRTRAGDAAEAGRSPRTPGVLLGLPTIGAPAVVPAPTSGCAAH; encoded by the coding sequence GTGGCTAGGACCTACAACGTCGTGACGTACGGCTGCCAGATGAACGTGCACGATTCCGAGCGCATCTCCGGCCTGCTCGAACAGGCTGGCTACGTGCGCGCGGTGCCGGCCGACGACACCCCCGACATCGTCGTCTTCAACACCTGCGCGGTCCGGGAGAACGCCGACAACCGGCTCTACGGCAACCTCGGTCGTCTGCGCCCCGTGAAGGACAAGCACCCCGGGATGCAGATCGCGGTCGGCGGCTGCCTGGCCCAGAAGGACCGTGGCGAGATCGTCCGCAAGGCTCCCTGGGTGGATGTGGTCTTCGGCACCCACAATATCGGTGCGCTGCCGGTGCTGCTGGAGCGGGCCCGGCACAACGCCGCCGCCGAGGTGGAGATCCTGGAGTCGCTGGACGTCTTCCCGTCCACGCTGCCCACCCGGCGCGAGTCGACGTACGCCGGCTGGGTGTCGATCTCGGTGGGCTGCAACAACACCTGCACGTTCTGCATCGTGCCGGCGCTGCGCGGCAAGGAGAAGGACCGCCGCCCCGGCGACATCCTCTCCGAGGTGCGCGCCCTGGTCGACGAGGGCGTGCTGGAGGTGACCCTGCTCGGGCAGAACGTCAACTCCTACGGCGTCGAGTTCGGTGACCGGTACGCGTTCGGCAAGCTGCTGCGCGCGTGCGGCGACATCGACGGGCTGGAGCGGGTCCGGTTCACCAGCCCGCATCCGAAGGACTTCACCGACGACGTGATCGCCGCGATGGCCGAGACGCCGAACGTCTGCCACTCGCTGCACATGCCGTTGCAGTCCGGCTCCGACGACGTGCTCCGGGCGATGCGCCGGTCCTACCGCTCCGAGCGCTACCTGGGGATCATCGAGAAGGTCCGGGCGGCCATGCCGGACGCCGCGATCACCACCGACATCATCGTCGGCTTCCCCGGCGAGACCGAGGCCGACTTCCAGCGCACCCTGGACGTGGTCCGCGAGGCCCGGTTCTCCTCGGCATTCACCTTCCAGTACTCCAAGCGCCCCGGCACCCCCGCCGCCACCATGGACGGCCAACTGCCCAAGCAGGTCGTGCAGGAGCGCTACGAGCGGCTGGTCGCCACCGTCGAGGAGATCACCTGGGCGGAGAACAAGCGCCTGGTGGGGGAGACCGTCGAGGTGCTGGTCGCGGTCGGCGAAGGCCGCAAGGACGAGCAGACCGGGCGGATGTCCGGCCGGGCCCGCGACGGTCGGCTGGTGCACTTCGCGACGGGAACGGCCGACGGCGGGTCGATGGCCGGCCAGATCCGGCCGGGGGACATCGTGCACACCACCGTCACGTACGCCGCGCCGCATCACCTCAACGCCGACGGTGCGCCGCTGTCGCATCGGCGGACCCGGGCCGGCGACGCCGCCGAGGCGGGGCGCTCTCCGCGTACCCCCGGGGTGTTGCTGGGGCTGCCCACGATCGGCGCCCCCGCGGTCGTGCCCGCACCCACCAGCGGCTGCGCCGCGCACTGA
- a CDS encoding alpha/beta fold hydrolase: protein MTRQHAAQHSVAAPDGRRLAVETSGSPDGPAVFLLHGTPGSRSGPRPRGIVLYRLGIQLVCYDRPGYGDSSRHEGRRVADAAADVAAIADDLGIERFAVVGRSGGGPHALACAALLPDRVTRAAVLVGLAPAGAPDLDWYAGMSETNVEDYGQADEDLAELTLNLKVRAEQTRRDPMTLLEFLRPQLPEADIRVVDDVAIRRLLTDMYAEALRHGPEGWIDDVLAMRRGWGFDLGAIHAPVRLWHGEQDRFSPVEHSWWLASRIPHAEVQVQAGAAHFGAVEILPQTLAWLTTPELAASPQL, encoded by the coding sequence GTGACGCGACAACATGCGGCACAGCACTCCGTCGCCGCTCCGGATGGCCGCCGCCTCGCGGTGGAGACCTCCGGCTCGCCGGACGGGCCCGCGGTCTTCCTGCTGCACGGCACACCGGGCAGCCGCAGCGGCCCTCGCCCTCGCGGCATCGTCCTCTACCGCCTCGGCATCCAACTCGTCTGCTACGACCGGCCCGGTTACGGCGACTCCAGCCGGCACGAGGGTCGACGGGTGGCCGACGCGGCTGCCGACGTGGCGGCGATCGCCGACGACCTCGGCATCGAGCGGTTCGCGGTGGTGGGCCGCTCCGGCGGCGGGCCGCACGCCCTGGCCTGCGCCGCGCTGCTGCCGGACCGGGTCACCCGGGCCGCCGTGCTGGTGGGGCTCGCCCCGGCCGGCGCACCCGACTTGGACTGGTACGCCGGCATGTCCGAGACCAACGTCGAGGACTACGGGCAGGCCGATGAGGACCTGGCCGAACTCACGCTCAACCTGAAGGTCCGCGCGGAACAAACCCGGCGGGACCCGATGACGCTGCTGGAATTCCTCCGCCCTCAGTTGCCCGAGGCGGACATCCGGGTGGTCGACGACGTCGCGATCCGCCGGCTGCTGACCGACATGTACGCCGAAGCGCTGCGGCACGGCCCCGAGGGTTGGATCGACGACGTCCTGGCGATGCGGCGGGGCTGGGGGTTCGACCTCGGCGCCATCCACGCGCCGGTGCGGCTGTGGCACGGCGAGCAGGACCGCTTCTCCCCGGTCGAGCACTCCTGGTGGCTCGCCTCGCGGATCCCGCACGCCGAGGTCCAGGTGCAGGCCGGCGCCGCGCACTTCGGCGCGGTGGAGATCCTGCCGCAGACCCTGGCCTGGCTGACCACACCGGAACTCGCGGCCAGCCCGCAGCTCTGA